Genomic DNA from Haloplanus sp. HW8-1:
CGAATCGAGCGGGTTCGGCACCTCGATACACACCTCCTCGCTGTCGATCAGCGTGAACGTGCCGTCGATCGCCGTCGACGTGCGGATCCGGTAGTTCTCGTGGCCGCGGAGGCGGGCCGAAAACTGCTCGTTGAGTTCGTCGGGGATCGTCTCGACCAGGCCCGGATCGATAATCGCTTGTATCGACACGCCGCGGTCGAGCGCCGCCTCGAAGGTCTCCAGGACACGCTGGCCGACCTCTCCGATGTCGATCTGTACGGGGGGGAGGTCGGCGACGTAGTAGATGCGTTCGTCGGCCGCCGAGACGCGTTCGAGGAACAGTTCGACCGTCTCCTCCGGCCCGACCGCCGCCGTCCAGAACTGTTCTTCGGGGGTGTCGACCGCGTCGAGGTCGCCGATCAGGTCGGCCGCGACCGCCTCGTACCGCTCGGCCTGCTGTTCGAGTTCTCGCTTTCGCGCGTCGACGAGTCGATCCAGCGCGGTGTCGGGCTCCACGGCGACGTACCTTTTGGGCCGACTGGCCGTCTGACTCCTGACGAGTCCGCTCCCCTCCAGATCGTTCAGTACGTCGTAGATTCGGCCCATCGGCACGTCACTGACCGACGACAACTCTTTAGCCGTTGTCGGCCCCTGATCGAGCAGTTCGCGATAGGATCGTGACTCGTACTCAGACATGCCGAGATCTCGAAGTTCCGCCATACATCCCCGTGTTGGCCGGGAAACAAAAACGAAGCGGTAGTTTATTCGCTGGCGAGGGTCGCGACGGCCTCGGCGAGTGCCGCCGGCGTCTCGACGGCTTCCGAACGGTCACCGACGATTACGCGCGCCGTCCCGGCGCTCGGAGCGGACGCGCCC
This window encodes:
- a CDS encoding TrmB family transcriptional regulator, which translates into the protein MAELRDLGMSEYESRSYRELLDQGPTTAKELSSVSDVPMGRIYDVLNDLEGSGLVRSQTASRPKRYVAVEPDTALDRLVDARKRELEQQAERYEAVAADLIGDLDAVDTPEEQFWTAAVGPEETVELFLERVSAADERIYYVADLPPVQIDIGEVGQRVLETFEAALDRGVSIQAIIDPGLVETIPDELNEQFSARLRGHENYRIRTSTAIDGTFTLIDSEEVCIEVPNPLDSTETFAMIDFKDADFADDVRTVFENQWNDSTPLDVR